Within Kutzneria chonburiensis, the genomic segment ACCGTTCCTGGACAACATGAACCGCCAGCTGGCCTACTTCCGGTTCGTCGACCCGGACCGGCTGCTGCACATGTTCCGGCTCAATGTCGGCCTGCCCAGCTCGGCCCAGCCCTGCGGCGGCTGGGAAAGCCCGGACACCGAGCTGCGCGGCCACTCCACCGGCCACCTGATGTCCGGCCTGGCCCAGGCTTACGCCAACACGGGCGACACCACGTACAAGAACAAGGGCGACTACCTCGTGAGTTCCCTTGCCGCGTGCCAGAACGCGTCGCCGAACGCCGGCTTCCACGGCGGCTACCTGTCGGCCTATCCGGAGAACTTCTTCGACCGCTTGGAAAGCGGCCAGCAGGTGTGGGCGCCGTACTACACCCTGCACAAGATCATGGCCGGCCTGCTCGACCAGTACAACCTGGCCGGCAACAGCCAGGCACTGACCGTGCTGACCGCCATGGCGGCGTGGGTGAAGTGGCGCACCGACCGGCTCAGCCAGTCCCAGATGCAGGCCGCGCTGAACACGGAGTTCGGCGGCATGCCCGAGGTACTGGCCAACCTCTACCTTGTCAGCGGTAACAGGGACCATCTCACCACGGCCCAGCGGTTCGACCACGCCCGCATCCTGGACCCGCTGGCCGCCAACCAGGACCAGCTCGCCGGCAACCACGCCAACACCCAGATCCCGAAGATCATCGGGGCGATCCAGGAGTACCACGCCAGCGGCACGACCCGGTACCGGGACATCGCCGACAACTTCTGGCGGATCGTCACCGCCCACCACAGCTACGTGATCGGCGGCAACTCCAACGGCGAGTACTTCCAGACCCCCGACGCGATCGCCGGCCAGCTCTCGGACACCACGTGCGAGGTCTGCAACACGTACAACATGTTGAAGCTGACCCGACAGCTGTTCTTCACCGACCCCACCCGCGCCGAGCTGATGGACTACTACGAGCTGGCGCTGCTCAACCAGATCCTCGGCGAGCAGGACCCGACCTCCGCGCACGGGTTCGTCACGTACTACACGCCGCTGCGTGCCGGCGGCATCAAGACCTACGCCAACGACTACGACGACTTCACCTGCGACCACGGCACCGGGATGGAGTCGCAGACCAAGTTCGCCGACAGCATCTACTTCTACGCCGGCGAGACGCTGTACGTGAACCTGTTCACCGCCTCGGTGCTGACCTGGCCGGGACGGTCGATCACGGTCAAGCAGGACACCGCTTTCCCGAGCTCGACCAGCACCCGGCTCACCATCGGCGGCACCGGCCACATCGCGCTGAAGATCCGCATCCCGGCCTGGACCTCGGGCGCGACGATCAAGGTCAACGGCGCGGCGCAGAACATCGCCGTCACGCCGGGGACGTACGCGACGATCGACCGCACCTGGGCCAACGGCGACGTGATCGACGTGTCGCTGCCGGCAGTGCTGAGTTTCCCGCGGGCCAACGACAATTCCGGCGACGGGGCGGTGAAGTACGGACCGGTCGTGCTGGCCGGCCAGTACGGCACCACCGATCTCGGCGGTGTACTTCCCACGCTGCGTACCGACACTCTCGTGCAGGACGCGGCGAATCCCTTGCGCTTCACGGCGACCGCGAGCACCGGGTCGGTGTCGCTGCTGCCGTTCCATCAGACCCACCACACCCGCTACACGGTGTACTGGAAGATCGCCGGTACGCCGCCGCAGGGCACCTCGTACGAAGCCGAGGCCAGCGGCAACACCCTCGGCGGCCAGGCCGCCGTGCGCAGTTCGTCCGGTGCCTCGGGCGGCGCGCTGGTCGGCTACGTCGGCAACGGCACCGCGAACTACCTGCGGTTCAACAACGTCACCGGCACCTCCGGCACACACAAGATCACTGTCTACTACGCCTCCGGCGAAGATCGCTCGATTGCAGTTAGCGCCAACAATGGCGCGGCGACAACGGTCGCCACCCCCAACACCGGCGGCTGGGACACCGTCGGCTCCGTGACCGTCACCCTCACGTTGGCGGCCGGCGCCAACACCGTTCTGATCACCAACCCCGCCGGCTGGGCGCCGGACATCGACCGAATCGTGGTGAGCTGATCATGGGGACGATGGTGGCCGCCCTCATGCTTGTGCTGTCGATGACGACCGGCGTGCCGGCCGGGGAGTGGTGCCGGGACTGACCGGCCCCGCCGCGCTGGCCGACGCCGGCGCGGCGGCCGACCACTTCCGTGCCCTCACCCCACATCGGGTCGCCGAACTGCACGACGCGTGGGGAATCTTCTTCAACGACACCGCCAGCAGCGGCCTGCGGGCCACGCACACGGTGCTGGACATCACCGCCAGCGGCGGCGATTACGTCTACGCCCCAACGGCTCTACCGCCCGGCAACGCGTGCATCGAACTCACCACGGCCTACACACCGGACGGACCCAAGCTGTGGGCCTGGGACTGGTGCGGCGGCCGGGACACCATCGGCAAACTCGTCGACATGGACGCGGCGTTCACCGCGACCTACACGACCGTCGTCAACGGGCGACGTGTGTACAGCATGGATGAACACCGCACGTCAACCACGGCAAACACCTGGACCGTGTACCTGATGAACTACCGGACGCACGCGTGGGACGTCTTCTACACCAGCAGCGGGCAGAAGGACATTCCTGGCTCCAGCTGGGACTTCTTCGAGGTCTACACCGCGTCCGGCAGCTACTGCAACGACCTCCGCGGGCGGACGATCGAGGCATCCAGCGTGAAGGTGTCCCGCAACGGCGCCTGGGTGTCGGCCGCGCCGAGCAACTCCACCATCGACCCGCCGCCGTCCGGCGCGGCGTTCGACTGCCCGTCGATGACGTTCACCGTCACGCA encodes:
- a CDS encoding beta-L-arabinofuranosidase domain-containing protein, with amino-acid sequence MISFDRRTMLKAVGAASAGVALAPALAPTAAAAPTPVGVAANPFPLGAVRLQAGPFLDNMNRQLAYFRFVDPDRLLHMFRLNVGLPSSAQPCGGWESPDTELRGHSTGHLMSGLAQAYANTGDTTYKNKGDYLVSSLAACQNASPNAGFHGGYLSAYPENFFDRLESGQQVWAPYYTLHKIMAGLLDQYNLAGNSQALTVLTAMAAWVKWRTDRLSQSQMQAALNTEFGGMPEVLANLYLVSGNRDHLTTAQRFDHARILDPLAANQDQLAGNHANTQIPKIIGAIQEYHASGTTRYRDIADNFWRIVTAHHSYVIGGNSNGEYFQTPDAIAGQLSDTTCEVCNTYNMLKLTRQLFFTDPTRAELMDYYELALLNQILGEQDPTSAHGFVTYYTPLRAGGIKTYANDYDDFTCDHGTGMESQTKFADSIYFYAGETLYVNLFTASVLTWPGRSITVKQDTAFPSSTSTRLTIGGTGHIALKIRIPAWTSGATIKVNGAAQNIAVTPGTYATIDRTWANGDVIDVSLPAVLSFPRANDNSGDGAVKYGPVVLAGQYGTTDLGGVLPTLRTDTLVQDAANPLRFTATASTGSVSLLPFHQTHHTRYTVYWKIAGTPPQGTSYEAEASGNTLGGQAAVRSSSGASGGALVGYVGNGTANYLRFNNVTGTSGTHKITVYYASGEDRSIAVSANNGAATTVATPNTGGWDTVGSVTVTLTLAAGANTVLITNPAGWAPDIDRIVVS